The Sagittula sp. P11 genome window below encodes:
- the bhcC gene encoding 3-hydroxy-D-aspartate aldolase BhcC: MKDMKTFDDYEVGFDIPALPGMDEAQIQTPCLVLDLDALERNVRKMGEFAAAHGMRHRVHGKMHKSVDVALLQIEMGGACGVCCQKVSEAEVFARGGIRDVMVSNQVRDPLKIDRMAQIPKLGARVLCCVDDLANVEDLSAAARRHGTQIECLVEIDCGAGRCGVTTTSEVVEIAQAIAGSEGLKFAGIQAYQGAMQHLDAYADRKAKIDVAVAMVKEAVEGLASVGLGCDIVGGGGTGSYYFETASGVYNELQCGSYAFMDADYGRILDADGRRIDRGEWENALFILTSVMSHAKADKAIVDAGLKAQSVDSGLPVVFGRDDVEYVKCSDEHGVVTDPAGALKVNDRLRLVPGHCDPTCNVHDWYVGVRKGKVETLWPVSARGKAY; encoded by the coding sequence ATGAAGGACATGAAGACGTTCGACGACTACGAGGTGGGGTTCGACATTCCGGCGCTGCCGGGCATGGACGAGGCGCAGATCCAGACGCCGTGCCTCGTGCTCGACCTCGATGCGCTGGAGCGCAACGTGAGGAAGATGGGCGAGTTCGCGGCGGCGCACGGGATGCGGCACCGGGTGCATGGCAAGATGCACAAGTCGGTGGACGTGGCGCTTCTGCAGATCGAGATGGGCGGCGCCTGCGGCGTCTGCTGCCAGAAGGTGAGCGAGGCGGAGGTCTTTGCCCGCGGCGGCATCCGCGACGTGATGGTGTCGAACCAGGTGCGCGACCCGCTGAAGATCGACCGCATGGCGCAGATCCCCAAGCTGGGCGCGCGGGTGCTGTGCTGCGTCGACGACCTTGCGAACGTCGAGGACCTCTCGGCGGCGGCGCGGCGGCACGGGACGCAGATCGAGTGTCTCGTGGAGATCGACTGCGGCGCCGGGCGCTGCGGCGTGACGACGACATCCGAGGTGGTGGAGATCGCGCAGGCGATTGCCGGGTCGGAGGGGCTGAAGTTCGCCGGCATCCAGGCCTACCAGGGCGCGATGCAGCATCTCGACGCCTATGCCGACCGGAAGGCGAAGATCGACGTGGCGGTGGCCATGGTGAAGGAGGCGGTCGAGGGGCTGGCTTCCGTGGGCCTCGGCTGCGACATCGTCGGCGGTGGCGGCACGGGGTCCTATTACTTCGAGACGGCCTCGGGCGTGTACAACGAGCTGCAGTGCGGGTCCTACGCCTTCATGGATGCGGACTACGGGCGCATCCTCGACGCCGACGGCCGGCGGATCGACCGGGGCGAGTGGGAGAACGCGCTGTTCATCCTGACCTCCGTGATGAGCCACGCCAAGGCGGACAAGGCCATCGTCGACGCCGGGCTGAAGGCGCAGTCGGTGGATTCGGGTCTGCCGGTGGTCTTCGGGCGCGACGACGTGGAATACGTGAAGTGCTCGGACGAGCATGGCGTGGTGACGGACCCGGCGGGCGCGCTGAAGGTGAACGACCGGCTGCGGCTGGTGCCGGGGCACTGCGACCCGACCTGCAACGTGCACGACTGGTACGTGGGCGTGCGCAAGGGCAAGGTCGAGACGCTCTGGCCGGTGTCGGCGCGCGGCAAGGCGTACTGA
- the bhcB gene encoding beta-hydroxyaspartate dehydratase BhcB, producing the protein MLDAMTEASALTIDDVRAAHERIGPHVRRTPVLRSDYLDALTGAALHFKCENLQEAGAFKVRGATNAVFGLEAALAEKGVCTHSSGNHALSLSWAAGRRGIPCHVVMPRTAPEAKKDAVRRYGGTITECEPSTTSREAVFAEVQAATGGEFVHPYNDPRVICGQATCAMELLEQVEGLEAVVAPIGGGGMISGTCLTLSNVAPEVAVFAAEPQNADDAARSLQAGRIIADDAPDTVADGLKVPLKENTWHFVSRFVTDIPTATEAEIVDAMKLAWKHLRVVMEPSSAVALAVVLKHRARFAGKRVGVIVTGGNVDLDRLPWMTG; encoded by the coding sequence ATGCTGGATGCGATGACCGAAGCCTCGGCCCTGACGATCGACGACGTGCGCGCAGCGCATGAGCGGATCGGCCCGCATGTGCGCCGCACGCCGGTGCTGCGGTCGGATTACCTCGACGCGCTGACCGGGGCGGCGCTGCACTTCAAGTGCGAGAACCTGCAGGAGGCCGGGGCCTTCAAGGTGCGGGGCGCGACCAATGCGGTCTTCGGGCTGGAGGCGGCGCTGGCGGAGAAGGGGGTGTGCACGCATTCCTCGGGCAACCATGCGCTGTCGCTGTCGTGGGCGGCGGGGCGGCGGGGCATTCCCTGCCACGTGGTCATGCCGCGCACTGCGCCGGAGGCCAAGAAGGACGCGGTGCGGCGCTATGGCGGCACGATCACCGAATGCGAGCCCTCGACCACCTCGCGGGAGGCGGTCTTTGCCGAAGTGCAGGCGGCGACGGGCGGCGAGTTCGTGCACCCCTACAACGACCCGCGGGTGATCTGCGGGCAGGCGACCTGCGCGATGGAACTGCTGGAGCAGGTGGAAGGGCTGGAGGCCGTGGTGGCGCCCATCGGCGGCGGCGGCATGATCTCGGGCACCTGCCTGACCCTGTCCAATGTCGCGCCGGAGGTTGCGGTCTTTGCCGCCGAGCCGCAGAACGCCGACGACGCGGCGCGGTCGCTGCAGGCCGGGCGGATCATCGCGGACGACGCGCCCGACACGGTGGCGGACGGGCTGAAGGTGCCGCTCAAGGAAAACACATGGCATTTCGTGTCGCGCTTCGTGACCGACATTCCGACCGCGACCGAGGCGGAAATCGTGGACGCGATGAAGCTGGCGTGGAAGCATCTGAGGGTGGTGATGGAGCCATCCTCTGCCGTGGCGCTGGCGGTGGTTCTGAAACACCGCGCGCGGTTCGCGGGCAAGCGCGTGGGTGTGATCGTGACCGGCGGCAACGTCGACCTGGACCGCCTGCCGTGGATGACGGGGTGA
- the bhcA gene encoding L-aspartate--glyoxylate aminotransferase BhcA: protein MSNQNPVFIPGPTNMPDRLRAKMLAQTMDHRAPDFAGVFRPMLEDTKKVFGTTEGEVITFPGSGTGGWEAAVANTLSPGDRVLVARYGLFSHKWIDLCQRFGLDVQVIDVPWGEGAPAARFEEILSADTGHEIKVVLVTHNETATGVLSDVGAVRRAMDAARHPAMMFVDCVSSLASVPFHFDAWGVDVAVSGSQKGFMLPAGMAITCVSKKAMAAMEQARLPRCYFDFRDMLANNARGGFPYTPPLQLIYGMRESLDMLFEEGLENVYARHVRLAEGVRCAVSAWGMELVAAAPELRSPTVSAVRVPEGFDSNALTDHAYTAYGVSFGVGLGQLNGKAFRIGHLGMLTDVMVLSGLATVEMAMADLGYPVRLGSGIAAAQEHYRSSRGAGALRDAA, encoded by the coding sequence ATGAGCAACCAGAACCCCGTTTTCATTCCCGGCCCGACCAACATGCCGGACCGTCTGCGCGCGAAAATGCTGGCGCAGACGATGGACCACCGGGCCCCCGATTTCGCCGGGGTGTTCCGCCCGATGCTGGAGGACACGAAAAAGGTCTTCGGCACCACCGAGGGGGAGGTCATCACCTTCCCCGGCTCCGGCACCGGCGGGTGGGAGGCGGCTGTGGCCAACACGCTCTCGCCCGGCGACAGGGTGCTGGTGGCGCGGTACGGGCTGTTCAGCCACAAGTGGATCGACCTCTGCCAGCGTTTCGGGCTGGACGTGCAGGTGATCGACGTGCCCTGGGGCGAAGGCGCGCCCGCCGCGCGCTTCGAGGAGATCCTGAGCGCCGACACGGGCCACGAGATCAAGGTCGTGCTGGTGACCCACAACGAGACCGCGACGGGCGTACTGTCGGACGTGGGCGCGGTGCGCCGGGCGATGGACGCCGCGCGCCACCCGGCGATGATGTTCGTCGACTGCGTGTCCTCGCTGGCCTCCGTCCCGTTCCACTTCGACGCCTGGGGCGTGGACGTGGCGGTGTCGGGCTCGCAGAAGGGCTTCATGCTGCCCGCCGGCATGGCGATCACCTGCGTCTCGAAGAAGGCGATGGCGGCGATGGAGCAGGCCCGCCTGCCGCGCTGCTACTTCGATTTCCGCGACATGCTGGCGAACAACGCCAGGGGCGGCTTTCCCTATACGCCGCCGCTGCAGCTGATCTACGGGATGCGCGAGTCGCTCGACATGCTGTTCGAGGAGGGGCTGGAGAACGTCTATGCCCGCCATGTCCGTCTGGCGGAGGGGGTGCGCTGCGCCGTCTCTGCCTGGGGGATGGAACTGGTCGCGGCCGCGCCCGAGCTTCGCTCGCCGACGGTGAGCGCGGTGCGCGTGCCGGAGGGCTTCGACAGCAACGCGCTGACCGATCATGCCTACACGGCGTACGGCGTGTCCTTTGGCGTCGGGCTGGGGCAATTGAACGGCAAGGCCTTCCGCATCGGCCACCTGGGCATGCTGACCGACGTGATGGTGCTGTCGGGGCTGGCCACGGTGGAGATGGCGATGGCCGACCTGGGCTACCCGGTGCGGCTGGGCAGCGGGATTGCGGCGGCGCAGGAGCATTACCGGTCGAGCCGGGGCGCGGGCGCCCTGCGCGACGCGGCCTGA
- a CDS encoding IclR family transcriptional regulator, which produces MPPERRPRGRPKSAFKESSAGGLQSLDRALMLLSAVARRQSATLSDLARETDIPTATTHRILTTLQAQRYTAFDEERQEWRVGIEAYRTGLSFLARTSVAEVGRPVMRRLMADTGETANLAVPDGAEVVFIGQVETPNPIRAFFPPGTRTSMHASGTGKAILAALRPDRLARVMERIAFDAYTPGTLSTETALRADLSETARRGWSLDLEERHPGMSCIGAAIRDEQGEPCAGISVSGPTARFSPDRVAELGTAVREAAREITELSGGRWA; this is translated from the coding sequence ATGCCCCCCGAAAGACGCCCCCGCGGCCGCCCCAAGTCCGCCTTCAAGGAAAGCTCCGCCGGCGGGCTGCAGTCGCTCGACCGGGCGCTGATGCTGCTCTCGGCCGTGGCGCGCAGGCAGTCGGCCACGCTCTCGGACCTCGCGCGCGAGACCGACATCCCCACTGCCACCACCCACCGCATCCTCACGACCCTTCAGGCCCAGCGCTACACCGCCTTCGACGAGGAGCGGCAGGAATGGCGCGTGGGGATCGAGGCCTACCGCACCGGCCTCTCGTTCCTTGCCCGCACCTCCGTGGCCGAGGTCGGCCGCCCGGTCATGCGCCGCCTGATGGCCGACACCGGCGAAACCGCAAACCTCGCCGTGCCGGACGGGGCAGAGGTGGTCTTCATCGGGCAGGTCGAGACGCCGAACCCGATCCGCGCCTTCTTTCCGCCGGGCACGCGCACCTCCATGCATGCCTCCGGCACCGGCAAGGCGATCCTCGCCGCGCTGCGCCCCGACCGGCTGGCGCGGGTGATGGAACGCATCGCCTTCGACGCCTATACGCCCGGCACGCTGTCCACCGAAACGGCCCTGCGCGCCGACCTGTCGGAGACCGCGCGGCGCGGCTGGTCGCTCGACCTCGAGGAACGGCACCCCGGCATGTCCTGCATCGGCGCGGCGATCCGCGACGAACAGGGGGAGCCCTGCGCCGGCATCTCCGTCTCCGGCCCCACGGCGCGCTTCTCGCCCGACCGGGTGGCGGAGCTGGGCACGGCGGTGCGCGAGGCGGCGCGCGAGATCACCGAACTGTCGGGCGGGCGCTGGGCCTGA
- a CDS encoding fatty acid desaturase, whose translation MQATFSRRDLIAPTRLRALMQRSDLRGALQLGSHFAAIALTGTLLWTTWASLWSIPLFMAHGVLLNFLYAGQHELSHDTVFRTRRLNEVFGRLIGFLMIYPRDFDKIQHWAHHQHTQNWEKDGELTREPYTLKTYLLWFWGVTYWQSRVARIVRFSRGIVLEPYIRPEQHAQVIREARIHAALYAAVAVLSLVTQSWAAVLLWLAPMVVMKPVHQLQNTIEHLGLSHEDNILENTRSTRTNAVMRWLCWQMPYHTAHHSFPAVPFWQLKDLDGEMKKNGAAPHAMGWIEFQVEVIRKLSAKSEADYPYDEVWIVPRGNGTSARIEAA comes from the coding sequence ATGCAAGCCACGTTTTCCCGCCGCGACCTGATCGCCCCGACCCGCCTGCGCGCCCTGATGCAACGCTCCGACCTGCGCGGCGCGCTGCAGCTTGGCAGCCACTTCGCCGCCATCGCCCTGACCGGCACGCTGCTCTGGACCACCTGGGCAAGCCTCTGGTCGATCCCGCTCTTCATGGCGCACGGGGTGCTTCTGAACTTTCTCTACGCCGGGCAGCACGAGCTGTCGCATGACACCGTCTTCCGCACCCGGCGGCTGAACGAGGTCTTCGGGCGGCTGATCGGATTCCTGATGATCTACCCCCGCGATTTCGACAAGATCCAGCACTGGGCGCACCACCAGCACACCCAGAACTGGGAGAAGGACGGCGAGCTGACGCGCGAACCCTACACGCTGAAGACCTACCTGTTGTGGTTCTGGGGCGTCACCTACTGGCAAAGCCGCGTCGCGCGGATCGTGCGGTTCTCGCGCGGGATCGTGCTGGAACCCTACATCCGCCCCGAGCAGCACGCGCAGGTGATCCGCGAGGCGCGCATCCATGCCGCGCTTTATGCCGCCGTGGCCGTGCTGTCGCTTGTCACGCAAAGCTGGGCCGCCGTGCTCCTGTGGCTGGCGCCGATGGTGGTGATGAAGCCGGTCCACCAGCTGCAGAACACCATCGAGCATCTGGGCCTCAGCCACGAGGACAACATCCTCGAGAACACCCGCTCCACCCGCACCAACGCGGTGATGCGCTGGCTCTGCTGGCAGATGCCCTATCACACCGCGCACCACAGCTTCCCCGCCGTGCCCTTCTGGCAGCTGAAGGACCTCGACGGCGAGATGAAGAAGAACGGCGCCGCGCCGCACGCCATGGGCTGGATCGAGTTCCAGGTGGAGGTGATCCGCAAGCTCTCGGCCAAGTCGGAGGCGGACTACCCCTATGACGAGGTCTGGATCGTGCCGCGCGGCAACGGCACCAGCGCGCGGATCGAAGCGGCGTGA
- a CDS encoding sugar phosphate isomerase/epimerase, producing MTLQVFQSLWAMSPHDQSGETLPYDAICGMVKDAGFHGLAIDLGAADVQTAHDVLPHIRHHGLVPLIVAFPRSVSALRDTLKMAKDFGSPFVNLIGQVFPLSTAGAIPVVRAWIEMSEEEGVPVQFETHRNCITNDLFTTLELIDAVPEMRLSGDLSHYLVDREWKLPLGAFERGLLTRILQRCDSFQGRVASRQQIQLQLDFPQNAKWLELFTAIWREGFGHYKAVHPETPLTFLCELGPPEYAMTDATGREMSNRWQEALRLKALAEGLWAEA from the coding sequence GTGACGCTGCAGGTCTTCCAGTCGCTCTGGGCGATGTCTCCGCACGACCAGAGCGGCGAAACCCTGCCCTACGACGCGATCTGCGGCATGGTGAAGGACGCGGGCTTTCACGGGCTGGCGATCGACCTCGGCGCCGCCGACGTGCAGACCGCCCACGACGTGCTGCCGCACATCCGCCACCACGGGCTGGTGCCGCTGATCGTGGCCTTCCCCCGATCGGTGTCCGCCCTGCGCGACACGCTGAAGATGGCGAAGGACTTCGGCTCGCCCTTCGTGAACCTCATCGGGCAGGTCTTTCCGCTGAGCACCGCGGGCGCCATCCCCGTGGTCCGCGCCTGGATCGAGATGTCGGAGGAGGAAGGCGTTCCCGTGCAGTTCGAGACGCATCGCAACTGCATCACCAACGACCTTTTCACCACGCTCGAACTGATCGACGCCGTACCGGAGATGCGGCTGTCCGGCGACCTGTCGCATTACCTCGTGGACCGGGAATGGAAGCTGCCGCTGGGCGCCTTCGAACGCGGCCTCCTGACCCGCATCCTGCAGCGTTGCGACAGCTTCCAGGGCCGGGTCGCCAGCCGCCAGCAGATCCAGCTGCAGCTGGACTTCCCGCAGAACGCCAAGTGGCTGGAGCTGTTCACCGCGATCTGGCGCGAGGGCTTCGGCCATTACAAGGCCGTGCACCCCGAGACGCCGCTGACCTTCCTGTGCGAGCTTGGCCCGCCGGAATACGCGATGACCGACGCCACCGGGCGCGAGATGTCGAACCGCTGGCAGGAGGCGCTGCGGCTGAAGGCGCTGGCCGAGGGGCTCTGGGCGGAGGCCTGA
- a CDS encoding thiamine pyrophosphate-dependent enzyme, which translates to MRHGGRLLVECLVALGARKAFGVPGESYLAVLDALHDTEGALDYVLCRNEGGAGFMAAAWGKLTGTPGICMVTRGPGSTNASIGVHTARQDSAPMLLFVGQVATDMMGREAFQEVDYPAVYGTMAKWAVEIDRVERIPEIVSRAWTVATTGRPGPVVIALPEDMLSSETDAPAISGPVEILPPAPSGPAVARAREILQGAKRPLLFFGGSNWTEAGKAALRRFAEENDIPAVAVFRYLDMFDNHSPAFCGHSGVGMWPSTRKLIQEADVILAINLRFGENSTGGYTLLKVPDPEQTLIHVHGSDGELGKVYRPALGVHADPSAFAEALVAAGPLGPRDGTWRAEARAAFEAGFELPEQPSPVDMGKVMAHLAEVLPDDAILTNGAGNFAVWPGYFFRYGGAQRLLAPQSGAMGYGLPAAIAAKVAHPDRTVVCFAGDGDFQMTSQELATAAQAGAQPVVLILNNGIYGTIRAHQERHYPARVSGTTMVSPDFAALARSYGFHGERVSRTEDFAAAFDRALASETGAVLDLDISEEALTPRVTLSQMRAAAQKSGR; encoded by the coding sequence ATGCGGCATGGTGGCAGGCTTCTGGTGGAGTGCCTCGTGGCACTGGGCGCGCGCAAGGCGTTCGGCGTGCCGGGGGAGAGCTATCTCGCGGTGCTCGACGCGCTGCACGATACCGAAGGCGCGCTGGACTACGTGCTGTGCCGCAACGAGGGCGGCGCGGGGTTCATGGCGGCGGCCTGGGGCAAGCTGACCGGCACCCCCGGCATCTGCATGGTGACGCGCGGGCCGGGGTCCACCAATGCCTCCATCGGGGTGCACACCGCCCGGCAGGACAGCGCGCCGATGCTGCTGTTCGTGGGGCAGGTGGCGACCGACATGATGGGGCGCGAGGCCTTCCAGGAGGTCGACTACCCCGCGGTCTATGGCACCATGGCGAAATGGGCGGTGGAGATCGACCGGGTCGAGCGCATTCCCGAGATCGTGTCGCGCGCCTGGACCGTGGCCACGACCGGGCGGCCCGGTCCGGTGGTCATCGCCCTGCCGGAGGACATGCTGTCGTCCGAAACCGACGCGCCCGCGATTTCAGGCCCGGTCGAGATCCTGCCGCCTGCGCCCTCCGGCCCGGCGGTGGCCAGGGCGCGCGAGATCCTGCAGGGCGCGAAACGCCCGCTTCTGTTCTTCGGGGGGAGCAACTGGACGGAGGCCGGCAAGGCCGCGCTGCGCCGCTTCGCGGAGGAGAACGACATCCCCGCGGTGGCCGTCTTCCGCTATCTCGACATGTTCGACAACCACTCTCCGGCGTTCTGCGGACATTCCGGTGTGGGCATGTGGCCCTCCACCCGGAAGCTGATCCAAGAAGCCGACGTCATCCTCGCTATCAACTTGAGATTCGGGGAAAATTCCACCGGGGGCTACACGCTGCTGAAGGTGCCGGACCCGGAGCAGACGCTGATCCACGTGCATGGCAGCGACGGCGAACTGGGCAAGGTTTACCGCCCCGCGCTGGGCGTCCATGCCGACCCGTCCGCCTTTGCGGAGGCGCTGGTGGCGGCGGGTCCGCTGGGGCCGCGCGACGGCACCTGGCGGGCAGAGGCGCGGGCGGCCTTCGAGGCGGGGTTCGAGCTGCCGGAGCAGCCCTCGCCGGTGGACATGGGCAAGGTCATGGCACATCTGGCGGAGGTCCTGCCGGACGACGCGATCCTGACCAACGGGGCGGGGAACTTCGCTGTGTGGCCGGGCTATTTCTTCCGCTACGGCGGGGCACAGCGCCTGCTGGCGCCGCAGTCCGGGGCCATGGGCTACGGGCTGCCGGCGGCCATCGCGGCCAAGGTCGCGCACCCCGACCGCACCGTGGTCTGCTTTGCCGGGGACGGCGATTTCCAGATGACCAGCCAGGAGCTTGCCACCGCCGCGCAGGCCGGGGCGCAGCCCGTGGTGCTGATCCTGAACAACGGCATCTACGGCACGATCCGCGCCCATCAGGAACGCCACTACCCGGCGCGTGTGTCGGGCACCACGATGGTCTCGCCCGACTTCGCGGCGCTGGCCCGGTCCTACGGTTTCCACGGAGAGCGGGTGTCCCGGACGGAGGACTTTGCCGCCGCCTTCGACAGGGCGCTCGCCTCGGAGACGGGCGCGGTGCTCGACCTCGACATTTCCGAGGAGGCGCTGACGCCGCGGGTGACTCTTTCGCAGATGCGCGCCGCAGCGCAGAAATCGGGGCGGTAA
- a CDS encoding aspartate/glutamate racemase family protein, whose product MIVLINPNSTVLMTEAMTAVAQDVAGRMKVEGWTSHGGPPSIQGREDGDAAVPPMLELVQKACRDGAEAILIGCFDDTGIAEAQKLARCPVIGIGQAAYHLAAAVGGRFSVVTTLDVSVPVLEENVASYGLAPSLGRIRASGVPVLEVEKAEPRIIDEILAAEAEDGVGAVALGCGGMVGLMARAQKETRLILVDGVRAATGMARALIA is encoded by the coding sequence ATGATCGTCCTCATCAATCCCAATTCCACCGTCCTCATGACCGAGGCGATGACTGCCGTGGCGCAGGATGTCGCGGGGCGTATGAAGGTGGAGGGCTGGACCTCGCACGGCGGGCCGCCGTCGATCCAGGGGCGCGAGGATGGCGATGCCGCCGTGCCGCCGATGCTGGAACTGGTGCAGAAGGCCTGCCGCGACGGGGCGGAGGCGATCCTGATCGGCTGCTTCGACGACACCGGGATAGCGGAGGCGCAGAAGCTGGCGCGCTGTCCGGTGATCGGGATCGGGCAGGCGGCCTATCACCTGGCTGCGGCGGTGGGCGGGCGGTTCTCGGTCGTGACGACGCTCGACGTGTCGGTGCCGGTGCTGGAGGAGAACGTCGCCAGCTACGGCCTTGCCCCGTCGCTGGGCCGGATCCGCGCGAGCGGTGTGCCGGTGCTGGAGGTCGAGAAGGCCGAACCGCGGATCATCGACGAGATCCTTGCCGCAGAAGCGGAGGACGGCGTGGGCGCCGTGGCGCTGGGATGCGGCGGCATGGTGGGGCTGATGGCGCGGGCGCAGAAGGAGACCCGGCTGATCCTGGTCGACGGTGTGCGCGCCGCGACCGGTATGGCCCGCGCTCTGATCGCCTGA
- a CDS encoding ABC transporter permease has translation MEPRPRSFYVLAAFFGLFLLFLYGPTITIAILSFQGPQGGLTFPMNGTSVYWFKDLFEQQAVGDIWGSFRRSFALGFMVMVTTVVVSVMGGLAFRSRFPASGLLFYLIITSLVIPSILVSLGVGLMFSQSGMKVHWASSGFGSQLTWTLPFGLLIMFAVFNRFDKSYEEAARDLGATPWQTIRHVVLPIIGPSLIGVALFGFTLSYDEFARTLLTAGSYNTLPLEIYGMTTNVTTPVLYALGTLTTVFSFLMIGVFLLLVTLTARRKAKAGSDAGKGMV, from the coding sequence ATGGAACCGCGTCCGCGCTCCTTCTACGTGCTTGCCGCCTTTTTCGGGCTGTTCCTGCTGTTCCTCTACGGGCCGACGATCACCATCGCCATCCTGTCCTTCCAGGGGCCGCAGGGCGGGCTGACCTTCCCGATGAACGGCACGTCGGTCTACTGGTTCAAGGACCTGTTCGAGCAGCAGGCGGTGGGCGACATATGGGGCAGCTTCCGGCGGTCCTTTGCGCTGGGGTTCATGGTCATGGTGACGACCGTGGTGGTGTCCGTCATGGGCGGGCTGGCCTTCCGGTCGCGGTTCCCGGCCTCCGGGCTGCTGTTCTACCTGATCATCACCTCGCTGGTGATCCCGTCGATCCTCGTCTCGCTGGGGGTCGGGCTGATGTTCTCTCAGTCGGGGATGAAGGTGCACTGGGCGTCCTCCGGCTTCGGGTCGCAACTGACATGGACGCTGCCCTTCGGCCTTCTGATCATGTTCGCGGTCTTCAACCGTTTCGACAAATCCTACGAGGAGGCGGCGCGCGACCTCGGGGCGACGCCGTGGCAGACCATCCGCCATGTGGTGCTGCCGATCATCGGGCCGTCGCTGATCGGCGTGGCGCTTTTCGGCTTCACCCTGAGCTATGACGAGTTCGCGCGCACGCTTCTGACGGCGGGCAGCTACAACACGCTGCCGCTGGAGATCTACGGCATGACGACCAACGTCACGACGCCTGTGCTCTATGCGCTGGGGACGCTGACGACGGTGTTCTCCTTCCTGATGATCGGGGTCTTCCTGCTGCTGGTGACGCTGACCGCGCGCCGCAAGGCAAAGGCCGGGTCGGATGCCGGCAAGGGGATGGTATGA
- a CDS encoding ABC transporter permease — protein MPKSLKSLLMVSPLAAVMLVFLVLPILMIVVVSFWRATEFSVIPAFSLENYEFLFGSPVTYKVFLNTFKYALITWVFTLAIGFTVAYFLAFHVRSQNMQIVLFLLCTIPFWTSNIIRMISWIPFLGRNGIANSTLLSIGVIDQPVEWLLFSDFAVILAFVHLYTLFMVVPIFNTMMRIDRSLIEAARDAGASGPQILWNVIVPLTKPGFMIGTIFVVTLVMGDFITVRIMSGSQSANVGRLISNDIALLQYPSAAATAVILLVTVLMVIGILLRFVDIRKEL, from the coding sequence ATGCCGAAGTCGCTCAAGAGCCTGCTGATGGTGTCGCCGCTGGCGGCGGTGATGCTGGTGTTCCTCGTGCTGCCGATCCTGATGATCGTGGTCGTCAGCTTCTGGCGGGCGACGGAGTTCTCGGTCATTCCGGCGTTTTCCTTGGAGAACTACGAGTTCCTCTTCGGTTCGCCCGTGACCTACAAGGTCTTCCTGAACACCTTCAAATACGCGCTGATCACCTGGGTGTTCACGCTGGCCATCGGTTTTACCGTGGCATATTTCCTGGCCTTCCACGTGCGCAGCCAGAACATGCAGATCGTTCTGTTCCTGCTGTGCACCATCCCGTTCTGGACCTCGAACATCATCCGCATGATCTCGTGGATTCCCTTCCTCGGGCGCAACGGCATCGCCAACTCGACGCTTCTGTCGATAGGGGTGATCGACCAGCCCGTGGAGTGGCTGCTGTTTTCCGACTTCGCGGTGATCCTGGCCTTCGTGCACCTTTATACGCTGTTCATGGTGGTGCCGATCTTCAACACGATGATGCGCATCGACCGGTCGCTGATCGAGGCGGCGCGGGATGCCGGTGCCTCGGGGCCGCAGATCCTGTGGAACGTGATCGTGCCGCTGACCAAGCCCGGCTTCATGATCGGCACGATCTTCGTGGTGACGCTGGTGATGGGCGATTTCATCACCGTGCGGATCATGTCGGGGTCGCAGTCGGCCAACGTCGGGCGGCTGATCTCCAACGATATCGCGCTGCTGCAGTACCCGAGCGCCGCCGCCACCGCCGTGATCCTGCTGGTGACCGTGCTGATGGTGATCGGCATCCTTTTGCGGTTCGTCGACATCCGGAAGGAGCTTTGA